TTTTTAATCATCAATCAACTCCTTACAGCCAAGCAAGGTCTAGTAATTAGTTCTTGTTGTTTTCAAAGCGGGGATCGCTTATCTGGCAATGATCCCCATTTTTTACGCTTATAATCAAAGCAAGTTTGAAATTGATTATAAAAGTTTAACTCACACTTGCTTTTCTAAATCTAAATCCTCAAATTAATTTAAATATTTCTAACTATTCCCTTAGAAATACTTTTAACAAGCCAAATTAAATTTTAAATTCAAATAAATTTAAGCCTTTCTTGTGATGAACCCATTACAAACGCTGAATAATTGAGAAATATAATGTACTAATTCTAAGCTTGTTATACTTCCTTCGTTATTTATTTATCTCAAAATTTTATTAATACTTATTTAAATCTACCTATATTTTAAGGATCTAACCAAAATGATTGAATCTATACGCTGCCCCAATTGCGGTGCGATCGCTGAACGTCACCACCTCTCATATCTTGCCCAAGTTAAAACCCAATGCGAAGCCTGTGACTATCTATTGGTAATGTGTACTCGCAGTGGACATGTCCTAGAATCCTATGCTCCGGGATTACCATCAGAGCCTCGACCAATGCAACCTATTGCTGCTCGCATCACTCCTTTTGCCCAAACTCACAGCAATAATTCTCGTAAAGATGTTGCTGCTTTAACAATTTAAGTTGCCATGTGAGGAAATTGGGATTTTGATGCAACCACTTACATACAGATTACATTCAGAAAAATAGCTCTCTTAGATTTGATTCACGAGTTAAGCAAATCTGAGAGAGCTAAAATTTTTGCAGGTGGAATTTACAGAATGGCCCAATACGCTGGTCAAACAAACATAACCACAAACTTAATCAACATAGCTACCCAAAAAAAGTTAAAATTCAAAAGCTTTAAGTCATCGTCTACTAACAAAAGCGTAAATCAATGACTGAAAGCTCAATCGGGATTTGCACCCTACCAAAACAGAGCAACCAATCACCGATTACCAATTACCAATCACCAATCACCAATTACCGTTCTGAAACATGGCTCCAATCGCCAAACTACTGATTGCCAATCGAGGTGAAATTGCCCTCCGAATTATTCGGACTTGCGAAGAACTCGGAATTCCGACAGTGGCTGTTTATTCTGATGTTGATCGCAATTCTTTGCATGTACAACTAGCCCATGAAGCTGTTTGCATTGGCGATTCCCCTAGTAGCAAAAGCTATCTAAATATTCCCAATATTATTTCGGCAGCACTTACCCATAATGCTACTGCCATCCATCCTGGCTATGGGTTTCTATCAGAAAATGCTAGATTTGCCGAAATTTGTGCCGACCATAACTTGATGTTCGTGGGGCCAAGCCCCCACTCGATTCGCTCGATGGGTGACAAGTCCACCGCCAAAAAGACGATGCAAAAGGCAGGTGTACCAACTATTCCTGGCAGTGAAGGCTTAATTGAGTCGGAAGAGCAGGCAATTAAAATTGCCCATGAGATTGGCTATCCTGTAATGATCAAGGCAACTGCAGGCGGCGGCGGACGGGGGATGCGCCTAGTCACTAATCCTGATGACTTACTACGATTGCTTCGTGCGGCTCAAGGTGAAGCTGAGGCAGCCTTTGGCAATGGTGGGGTCTATATGGAGAAGGTGATTGAGGAGCCACGCCACATTGAGGTGCAAATCTTGGCAGATATGCATGGTCATGTGGTGCATTTGGGTGAAAGAGACTGCTCGATCCAACGCCGTCACCAAAAATTATTAGAAGAAGCGCCTAGCAGTGCGGTCAATCCGAAATTACGCGAAAGAATGGGGGATGCGGCAGTAAAGGCTGCTAAAGCAATTAACTATCTCGGTGTGGGGACAGTTGAATTTTTGCTGGATAAATACGGCAAGTTTTACTTCATGGAGATGAATACTCGCATCCAAGTTGAGCATCCTGTCACCGAGATGATCACAGGAATTGACTTGATTGCTGAGCAGTTACGAGTTGCCCAAGGCGAAAAGTTGAGATTTCAACAAAAGGACATTGAGATTCGCGGTCATGCGATCGAATGTCGAATTAATGCTGAAGATCCCGATCACAATTTCCGTCCGAATCCCGGCAAGATCAGTGGCTATTTACCTCCTGGGGGGCCTGGTGTGCGGATGGATTCCCATGTTTATACGGATTATGTGATTCCACCCTATTACGATTCGCTGATTGCGAAGTTGATTGTCTGGGGTAGCGATCGCAATGCGGCGATTTTACGGATGAAGCGGGCTTTGCGTGAATGTGCAATTACAGGTGTACCAACAACAATTCCTTTTCATCAGAAGGTTTTAGATGATGAGGAATTTAGATTAGGGCATGTGTATACCAACTATGTGCCATTGCTGCAAGCGAGACTGGCGGAACGAGAATAAAAAACCACCTTTTTGATGGTAGGGCTTTGCTGTGCTACCAAAAGGGTGTTTTTTATTTTAAGGTGCAACTTTTCTCGTTATTGAGCTATAGCAATCAAAGATTTGCTTAGGACATAAAACCCAAAATACAATTAGCGGCGCTCTGTGCCGCTAATTGTATTTTGGGCTTTGACTTGTCTTATCTAATACCAATCCACAAAAGTGTTGCCACATTTTCGTGAATTGGTATTAGCTTTGCCATGGGAAATCGGTTCCTTATTAACTTGCCGAACTCTTATCAAGTAAACTTCTCTTGGTTTGGATTTCAGCGTAAAACGCTGTAGATAATTAAGCTGCTTGTTCTTCTAGTTGATCCTTGTGCAACCAAATTACAGGGGTTGGCACTTTACCAAATTTAATTTGGACATAATCACCACGAAACTCCAATACTTCGCCCCACGTTTCAAATAGGTAAGAAGACCAGCGAGTATCATTTGCCATTGCTTCAGGGCTATTTTCTAATTTTTCACGGATAGCGCGAACGAGTGTGCCTTTCTTCAGTGCCATAATGTTTAACGCAACAAATTATTAAGGATTTACAACTGCTAAGTAGCTAGACTCAAGTAAACTAAAAACCTAGAAAGCTGTCCCGCCCACGTAGCGGGCGGGACAGCTTCTGATTTTAGATTTTAATTATGGTGAGCTACTTAGTAGGTATTGTATAGCAAACCGATATGTTGTTTTCAGCACCATAAGTCCTGAAAACAACATATCGGTTTGTCAAAAAAGTAAAAAGAAGAATAGAGACACGCATTGCATCCTCTCCTCTTTTTGCTTTTTTGTTAAGATAGCCCCATGAATTAGGTATAACTGCCATGTGCATCTGCATCAATTGCACCTATGTCGATCGCTGCATCACCTATCACTCTGTCGAATCATTACATCTGCAATCCCATTTAACTGAGTATCCAGACTTTGAGGCAAACTCACCAACGATTAATGTTAATATCCGCACCGATTCTGAAGATATTCAAATGGAATGGGATGTTGTCGGTTGTGAAAGCTTTTCACGAGAGATGGGGAAATGGATAAAACTACGGCCTGGGGAACTTGTTCCAACTTAAAGTATTTTTGTCAAAATATAGACTGTGCCTATAAAACGATTTTGTTGTTTTAAGTTGCTTTGACACTAAAAACAACGAAATCGTTTTTATAATGAGAATCGCTGCTGTGCAATACCTGAGAGCAAATTGCTACAGATTCTATTTATACCAAATCACAAAATGGCTACGCAATTTTGTGCTTTTAAAACCCTTAATGGGTTTGTTTTTTAATTCCCGAAAGTGTGACCACACTTTCGGGAATTGGTATTACTGTAGTCATGACGAAAAATATAACAAAACAGACAGTGAAAAAACACATTTTATTCATTTTGCCTTACCTGAATCAAGGTGGCACAGAAAAGCAAGCTCTTAGTTTGATTAAAGGACTTGGCGATCGCTACAAAATATCGCTATTAGCCCCAGATGGTAAAGGCGCTCCACAATTTCGAGCTTTATCAATCTTGCAGCGAGCCTATACCAAGTGGGAGATCAATTTTTTTAAAGGTTTTCCCGAACTGATCTCAGCTATTAAGGAAATCCAAACAGAACAAGCGATCGATCTTGTGCATATTCATGGCGCTCATGAATTAATGTTAGCGGTACATTTAGCACTAAGCAAAGTTCCAATTCTCTTTACGGTGCATGGCTATCATGGAGCAGGAGCAAAATTTAGTTATCAGATGTCCTGCTGGTTTAGTAATTGGTTAGCCGATCGCGTAATTTGTGTTTGTGAAGCTGAATATAATCTTTTATGCGAATTAGGATTAAGTAAAAAGAAGCTCCATTTAATTTATAACGGAGTCCAAGAGCCGATTCTCGATTTTGACAAGTCATTAGAACTGGCTCAAAAGTTTCAGCTAGACCCTGCTAATCAAATCATTCTGGGAACAGCCGCACGTCTAGATGAGGCAAAGGGCTTAACCTATTTACTTCAGGCTTTTGCTAAAGTGCAAGGAGATAACCTCCGCTTAGTCATTGCTGGAAATGGTGATTTAGAAACTTCTCTTAAACAGGAAGCGAAGGATTTAGGGATTGCCGATCGCGTGATTTTCACAGGCTATCTGGAAGACTTACCCAACTTGATGAAACTATTTGATATTTTTGTACTACCTTCTCTTCAAGAAGCTTGCAGTCTTGCCTGTGCAGAAGCGATGTCTCAAGGAAAGCCTGTAGTTGGTACTTGTGTGGGAGGCATTGCTGAGCAGGTCAGCGATCGCCAAACAGGGTTTATTGTCATGCCCCGTGATCCTGTTAGCTTAGCAGTTAAGCTTGCGGAATTGATTGCTGACCGAGACTTACGCGATCGGTTTGCGAAGAATGGTTACAGTCGCTATCGTCAACTTTTCTCCAATGAAATCATGCTCGAAAAAACTGCTGAACTATACGATCAGATGATCGAGAAATAAAAAAGATGAGAGATGATGCTTCGCATCATCTCTCATCTTTAGAAACTATTTAAGAATTGTCTAGATCCCCCCCAGCCCCCCTTAAAAAGGGGGGGAATTAAATTCTTCCCCCTTTTTAAGGGGGATTGAGGGGGATCTCTTAGAGCTTTTAACCGCAGAAAGTAATTCTTAGAAACTATTTAAGAATTGTCTAGATCCCCCCAGCCCCCCTTAAAAAGGGGGGGGAATTAAATTCTTCCCCCTTTTTAAGGGGGATTGAGGGGGATCTCTTAGAGCTTTTAACCGCAGAAAGTGATTCTTAAATGGATTCTTTAAGTAGGGACAACAATAATTAGCCATAAGGCGATCGCTAAAACTAAGGTACTCAAATGCTGAGGAAGTAGCGATCGCCAAGTTTGTCGTGCAATCTTTTGGGTCAAAGCCCATGTCAACAGCACGGAGAAAATTAACGTTGTTCCTTGCAGAAACTCAATTACCGCAGGGTGAGCGATAAAAATTGGTAGATTCGAGCCATCTAGTCCAAAAGTTGCCCAACTAACTGGCAATATGCGCCCCGCTTCTTGCAGAAACAAGCGTAAATAATGCGCCAGATTTGCTCCCAAAACTAAGGGCAAATATCCATAGGCAAGTTGGATAAATGGTCTAGGCTTGTAGGTAGTAATACCGTAGGGAAGTTGATAACCTTCGCAATTCTTTTTCCAGATGATGGTGAGCCAATAGAGCGATCGCATAATTCCGTGAGCAGCTAAGGGAATTAGCGCCGCCACAATTAAAATGAGTAATGATACTGCTAAATGGGGCAAGAGAAATTCGTTACTAGTCGGCACACCTAACGCTATTTCGATTTCTGGCAATCGATGCAAAAAAGCACCACCCAGCAATAACAATAGCAGCGCAACTTCATAGGTACGCGGGACATGGGTTGTCCATAATTCGATCGCAGGAGGTCGGAGATTGAACTCCACTGATCGATGGGGGCAGGCTTTGAGACAGGTCATACATAAAACACAGTCACGATTCTCTTGCAACTGAGCAGGATGGGAATAAAGCGGACATCCATTGGTTTCTAATCCTTCGCCTTTTTGAATGCCACCTTTATAGCATTGATAGGTTGTACATTCGGCTGAACAGGTTCCTTGCTGAGCGCGTAATTCTGTCATTGAGAGTTTGGCGAATAATCCATTCATGCCACCAATCGGACAGAGATAGCGACACCAATACCGACGCTCAAAAATCAGGGAACAGATCATTGCGCCAGCCGTAATCAATAGTAATAAATATGCCGAGAGATAGGCTGTATTTTGTAAATCCCAAAGTTCTTCCCAGAGATAAATCAACACAAATAAACCAAAAAGAAACCAACCTCCCCAACGTTCTGCCCAATCACGATTCCAAGATTTAAGTTGACGGGGAAACAGCCATAAAGAGAGCTTCTGCACAACTTCTCCGTAAATCATAAATGGACAAATGGAACACCATAGCCGTCCGACAAAGGGAAAGCTAATTAAGATTAATGGCCACCACCATGCCCAAAAAAAGTTAAGCGCAATATTACGATCGCGGGTTTGGGGTGCTAAAAACAGGGTTGCGACAACGATTGCAAAAAAGGTGAAGGTAAATCCATAGTTAATGCGGTCAGGAAACCAGTCACTGCGTAAAAAACGGCGCAGGTTAGGAAAGGCATTGAGCAGATTAAACCGAAACTTTTTGCCCTTGGGTTGGGTTGCCCAAAATACTGATTCATCCAGCGATCGCGCACCCTGCGACTGCAATATCGCCCGTTCCACCAATAATTGCAGCTCTTTGAGGTTACCTGTGAAATCATGGCTTTGGAGACTGCGTAGAGCTTCGGCAGTGATCGTGGGTCTAGGAATGCCGAGATCGCGACAAAACAGACTGATGTAATATTCCACATGGGGTTTAATATCGACTTTCCGCACTCGTAAGGATGGAACTTTAATCGAATGTTTAATATGGGAAGCACAAGCCGATTGACGTTTTTCAGAAACCATGATGATCCTTGCTTCGCAGGTCAGAGGTGGATCAGTTTCATTACTGCTGACTTGCCTAAAGGTTCCCTTTTCTAGAAGTTGGATGATTTGGGGTATCAGGGCTTTCGGCAACTCTTGAATATTATTTAAAACGAGAGTTCCCTTTCCCAAATATGCTAATAAACAATGATTTCCACCTGCACGCCCAAATAAATCTGCGCCACTAGTTTGGATAACACTACAATTCACTTTTGCGATCGCTTCTCGTCGGTGTGCCGAATTAAAATGAATCAGAGCCGCAATATTGTCTTTATCCAGTCCTGGTTCGCCCAGAATCAATACTGATTGTCGATCTTCACTAGCCTTTTTAATCTCTTGCCGTAATCTGGTGGCATAGCGACTCTTGCCGATAATTCCCCGTTCAGCCTTGGTAATCAGATAGGGCTGCAAAACCTGCGATCGCTCTTGTATCCATTCCAAAGAAGTTTCAGAATAATTGGAAGACATAATTCTTAACAGGCTCATGCTATTGCCAACTAGAGTATACTCTCTCGACTGCAACATCAAACAGTAAGCTAGCTAGTACAAACCAAAACCCTAGAATATGAGTGGCGGCGCGAAGCGCCGCCACTCATATTCTGGTTTTATGTCCTAAGCAAAACTTGCTTTGCTATAGTGTGGACAAGCTATACAAAATCACAAAAGTATCGACACATTTTAGTGAATTAAAAGCCAAACCTAGCAAACCCAAAAGTGAAGGCGCGAAGCGCCTTCACTTTTGGGTTTGCTGTACCAAATCATATCTTCATTATTTCCCCATTTTCTTTGTTTATAATTTTGAGTTAGCCAATAGATAAACTTAGGAGCGAAGGATTGGCTGATCTCTAATTACATCTGAATGTTACACGGAAGTTTCTAAGATCCTCACCCCTAGCCCATCTCCCAAAAAGCTAAGGTGTACAAACAAGTCAATCTGTCTACGTCTGAAAGTTTAGATCCCCCTCAATCCCCCTTAAAAAGGGTGAAGAAGAAAGTTCTCCCCCCTTTTTAAGGGGGGCTGGGGGGGATCATTAGTAACTCACGCTATAGCTGATAAATTGTGTGTACACCCTAGCCTTTTGCGAGAGGGGGCTGGGGGGGTGAGGGTTCCACTTAACATCAACATCAATTAAATTTATCATTTTGATAGGAGAGAACCTTGAAGATTTTATTGGTTGAAGATGATTTGCACTCTGCGGCAATACTCTTACAACTACTCGCAGAATCTCCTTACGCCATTGATGCGGTAGCCGATGCAAAAACGGCTTGGCAATATGTGGAAACCTACGATTATGACCTGATCATTCTCGATGTGATCCTGCCTGATAGTGATGGTATTGGTCTATGTGCCAAGCTTCGCAACGAAGGCTACACTACTCCTGTGTTGTTGCTGACGGCGAAGGATAGTACGAGCGATCGCGTGATGGGATTAGAATCAGGAGCCGATGACTATGTGGTTAAACCCTATCACTTTCAGGAATTAATAGCCAGAATTCGGGCGCTATTACGCCGCCACCATGAGAGTGATACGCTCATTCAAGAATTTGGGTGGGATGGCTTGCGGCTGGATCTCAAGACGAATACTATTACTTATAAGCAACAACCCTTACGGTTAACTCAAAAGGAATATGGATTATTAGAAATATTTCTTAGACATCCACAACAGATATTTAGTCGTAGTGCTTTGATCGATCAGGTGTGGTCGGCGGGAGAGTTTCCCAGTGATGAGGCGGTGACTACACATATTAAGGGATTACGTCAGAAGTTGAAGGCGGCGGGATTGCAGACCGATCCCATCGAGACTTTGTATGGATTGGGTTATCGGCTCAAACCTGCTCCTGTAGATGTATCTGTGCAAGCACCTGCTGAGCCTGCGGTGAGCAGTCCTTTAGCTAACAAATCTGTAATTGACGAAAATATATCACTGCCAGATAAGACGCGAATACAGAAAGTAATGGCGCTTATAGCTCAGAAATTAATCAAGGGTTTACCAGAGACGATCGCCATGTTTCGACAGATAGCGATCGCTTTAAAGCAGGACGAACTGGGTGCGGATTTGCGTTATGACGGATATATGCAAGCGCATCGACTGACTGGCTCTTTGGGCTCTTTGGGATTTCCTGAAGGATCGGCGATCTCCCGTCAGATTGAGGAGATGCTACATAGAGATTTCCCTCTGATTTCCTTCGATGTGGACTCATTGTGGGAATTGATTACTAATCTCGAACAGATCACCTTCAATCCTTCACCAACAGTTTCCACTGAGCCGACCTTATTTCCATCCCATCCTGCTTATTCGCCACTACCTCTATTATTAGTTATCGATGATAATGTTTTGTTAGCACAGGCTATTCAGCTTGAAGCAGAAACTTGGGGAATGCGGGTTCAAACGGCGTTTGATCTGACAACTGCTAGGGAAAAAATTGCGAAGGAACCACCTGATGTGATCTTGCTAGATATTATGTTTCCTAGTTCTACGGAGAAGGGACTGGCTTTGTTGGATGAACTGTCTCAGAGGGAGCCGAAAATTCCGACGGTGATGATGACGGCGACGAGTGGGTTGAGCGCTCGCGTGATGGCGGCGCGTAAGGGTGGTTGCTCATTTATCGAGAAGCCTGCTTCTACGGAAGAAATTCTGAAGACAGTGTCACGGGTCTTGTATCAACGCTGTAGCGATCGCTCTAAGGTGATGATTGTCGATGATGATCCAAATATGCTCAAAATTCTGCGGCAATCGCTTGGAAATTGGGACATTGAAGTGGTTACTTTACAGAATCCCCACCAATTTTGGCAAGTATTGGAATCAACTGAACCCGATCTCTTGATTTTAGATTTGATCATGCCAGACTATAGCGGTATTGATTTGTGTAAAGCGGTGCGGACGGATTCTCTCTGGCATAATTTACCGATTGTGTTTTTATCGGCTCATAACGATCGCGAAACAATTCGGCAATTATTTATTGCGGGTGCTGATGATTATCTGAGTAAGCCATTTACGGAAAGCGATTTATACACGCGCATTCTCAGTCGTTTAGATCGCAGTCGCCTATAGTAAGCCCTTCAATCCACTCACCCTTGGTTCAAAAATTTCTCAGATATTAGGTTGGTCATGAATACACTCTTACGTCAGCTCGCTCATAATTTCGATGAATCTGAAGTGGTTAATCTGACTAACTGCGATCGCGAGCCGATTCATATTCCTAGCTTGATTCAGCCCCACGGACTATTGATGATACTTACCGAGCCAGATTTGCGGATTGCTCAAGTAAGCGCCAATGCCCTTGAGATTTTGGGAATAGCGATCGATGATTTACTCGATCGCCCCTTGGGAGAATTTGCAGGTGACGAACTGATTAAATCGATTCAAGCTTGTCTCGATCACAATTTTGAATACCCTAATCCTCTACGTGTTGAGTTTGCGGATTTGGGCGATCGCTTGCCTCTAGTTTTTAATGGTATTGTGCATCGCGCTCCCACAGGTGAAATTGTCCTAGAATTAGAGCCTTGGGAATCATTGGCGGGAAGTGATTTTTTTCAGTTCTATCACCAAATCAAACATAATCTTGCCAAAATCCAGACCGCCCAAGACTTAAGCGCATTATGCGATCTCGTGGTACAGGAAGTCCAAGCCCTAACGGGATTTGATCGCGTCATGATCTATCGCTTTAGTGAGCAGGGGGATGGAACGGTGATTGCGGAAACGAAACAGCCTGATCAAGAGGCTTTTCTGGGGCTGCGATATCCTGACTCAGATATTCCGAAACAGGCAAAACATCTTTACACTCTCAACTGGTTGCGCTTAATTCCAGACGTGAATTATCAACCAACAAGGTTAGTCAGTCATAGACTCCCAGAGGCGGAATCACCCCTTCAAAAAGCACCCCTTGACATGAGTTACTGTGCCTTGCGATCGGTTTCACCAATCCATATTGAATATCTGCAAAATATGGGGGTGACAGCTTCGATGTCTGTTTCTCTAATTCAAAACAAAAAGTTGTGGGGATTGATTGCTTGTCACCATTACACCCCTAAATTTGTTCCCTATGAGACTCGGACTGTTTGTGAATTTTTGGGGCAGTTGATGTCTACGGAATTAGTCAATAAAGAAGCTAACGAAAATCTGGATTACAAACTCCATCTCAAAACAATTCAAGGTCAGTTTGTGGAACGTTTGACCAAAGCCACGGGCTTTGTGGAGGAACTCGGCTATGATCACGAAGCATTATTAGATCTTACGTCTGCTCAAGGTGTGGCTATTTGCGATGGTGATCGCCTGATTTTGATTGGTGAAACTCCTGATGAGCTAGCCGTGAAATCTTTGCTAACTTGGCTAGAGGCTCACTTAGAGCAGGATCTTTTTGTTACCGATGCTTTACCCAGTGTCTATGCTGAGGCGGTGGAATATCAAGCGATCGCTAGTGGCTTAATGGCGATCACCATTTCTAAAATCCAGCATCGATATGTTCTTTGGTTTCGTCCTGAGCAACTGCAAACTGTGACTTGGGCAGGCGATCGCGATAAACCAACGCAAGTTGCTGAAGATGGCAGTATTCGTCTTCTGCCTCGTCAATCCTTTTCCGCTTGGAAAGAAATCGTATGTGGTAAATCTAATCCTTGGTTACCCTGTGAAGTAGATAGCGCGATCGAACTGCGACAGATAATTGTGGATATTGTCTTACGTCAAGCCGATAAACTTGCCAAAATCAACATAGATTTGGAACTTAGTAACAGCGAACTTGATGCCTTTGCCTACATTGCTTCCCATGATTTAAAGGAACCTTTGCGCGGGATTCATAACTATGCCACTTTTTTGTTGGAAGACTATGGCGAAATCCTCAAGGGAGAAGGAGCCGACAAGCTGCATACATTGGTAAAACTGACTAAACGGATGGAATCATTGATCGAATCTTTGCTGAAATTCTCACGGCTAAGTCGTCAAGAGTTACAAATGGAACCGCTTGATCTCAATCACTTATTGCAAAATGTGAGAGAACTATTTGCGATGAATCCGCAATGGCAGAACAGCAAGATTAAAATCCCGCGATCGCTACCGTTGGTAAGGGGCGATCGCCTTTTGATCGAAGAGATTTTTATTAATTTAATTACCAATGCCTTTAAATACAATGACCATTCTGAGAAATTGGTGGAGATTGATTGGTATGTGGAGCAGCCTAAATCCCCCTTGGTGATGATCTATGTGCATGATAATGGTATTGGCATTCGAGAGAAGCATTTGGAATCAATCTTTCAAATCTTCAAACGATTGAATTCACATAGCAAATATGGTGGTGGTACGGGCGCTGGGTTAACCATTGTCAAAAAGATTGTGGAAAGGCACAAAGGTAATATTCAAGTACAATCTATCTATGGACAAGGAACCACCGTTTCTTTTACCCTCCCTGCGTGTGATCTCAATACTGCTATTTAGATATTAGTTTTTATGACCATTAATGAATAATCTCTTAACTTCTCCTTGGGATGACCTCACCCATCCCATCATTCTCATCGTTGAAGATAGCGATGAAGACTTCTATATGTTTATGAGAGCTACCCAAAATCTCGATGCATTAGAGCGATCGCTTTATCGATTTTTACGATTTGACAATGGCGATGATGTTCTTGACTATCTATTTCGACGAGGGGAATATCAAAACCTCAAGGCTCCTTTACCCGTTGCTATGTTGCTCGATCTCAACTTACCAGGAACCGATGGTCGAGACATCATTCAGCAAGTAAAGCAAACTACCCATTTACAAACTCTACCAATTATCGTTTTGACCACATCCAGCAGTCAACGCGATATTAAAACCTGTTACGAGAACGGAACCAACAGCTATACACTCAAACCGATGGGCGTTACCGCTATGCAACAAACTATTCAGACCTTGTTTCAGCATTGGTTTCAAGTTGCGGTGCTACCTAGCTACGGACAGTTCACCATCTGAAATCTCGCCTTAAATTCTGCCTGAAATCTTATGATCTCGACATCATCTCCCTTAGACTCCGCCATTAGCATTTTGATTGTCGATGATTCGGCAGAAGATCGCGCTACTTACATTCGCTATTTGCGATCGGATACTCGTCCCTATACTTTTTTGGAAGCGGAAACCCTAGCAGAAGGGATAGATTTATGGCGATCGCAACATCCCGATATTTTCCTGATTGATTATTTTCTACCCGATGGCGAAGGCTGGGAGTTTTTAGCTGCAATGGGAGAGGGCGATCTTGTGCCAAAGCTAGCGGCGATTATTTTAACTGGACATGACGGCAA
This genomic stretch from Pseudanabaena galeata CCNP1313 harbors:
- the accC gene encoding acetyl-CoA carboxylase biotin carboxylase subunit, with the translated sequence MAPIAKLLIANRGEIALRIIRTCEELGIPTVAVYSDVDRNSLHVQLAHEAVCIGDSPSSKSYLNIPNIISAALTHNATAIHPGYGFLSENARFAEICADHNLMFVGPSPHSIRSMGDKSTAKKTMQKAGVPTIPGSEGLIESEEQAIKIAHEIGYPVMIKATAGGGGRGMRLVTNPDDLLRLLRAAQGEAEAAFGNGGVYMEKVIEEPRHIEVQILADMHGHVVHLGERDCSIQRRHQKLLEEAPSSAVNPKLRERMGDAAVKAAKAINYLGVGTVEFLLDKYGKFYFMEMNTRIQVEHPVTEMITGIDLIAEQLRVAQGEKLRFQQKDIEIRGHAIECRINAEDPDHNFRPNPGKISGYLPPGGPGVRMDSHVYTDYVIPPYYDSLIAKLIVWGSDRNAAILRMKRALRECAITGVPTTIPFHQKVLDDEEFRLGHVYTNYVPLLQARLAERE
- the ndhO gene encoding NAD(P)H-quinone oxidoreductase subunit O encodes the protein MALKKGTLVRAIREKLENSPEAMANDTRWSSYLFETWGEVLEFRGDYVQIKFGKVPTPVIWLHKDQLEEQAA
- a CDS encoding Ycf34 family protein is translated as MCICINCTYVDRCITYHSVESLHLQSHLTEYPDFEANSPTINVNIRTDSEDIQMEWDVVGCESFSREMGKWIKLRPGELVPT
- a CDS encoding glycosyltransferase family 4 protein; translation: MKKHILFILPYLNQGGTEKQALSLIKGLGDRYKISLLAPDGKGAPQFRALSILQRAYTKWEINFFKGFPELISAIKEIQTEQAIDLVHIHGAHELMLAVHLALSKVPILFTVHGYHGAGAKFSYQMSCWFSNWLADRVICVCEAEYNLLCELGLSKKKLHLIYNGVQEPILDFDKSLELAQKFQLDPANQIILGTAARLDEAKGLTYLLQAFAKVQGDNLRLVIAGNGDLETSLKQEAKDLGIADRVIFTGYLEDLPNLMKLFDIFVLPSLQEACSLACAEAMSQGKPVVGTCVGGIAEQVSDRQTGFIVMPRDPVSLAVKLAELIADRDLRDRFAKNGYSRYRQLFSNEIMLEKTAELYDQMIEK
- a CDS encoding sigma 54-interacting transcriptional regulator, with translation MSLLRIMSSNYSETSLEWIQERSQVLQPYLITKAERGIIGKSRYATRLRQEIKKASEDRQSVLILGEPGLDKDNIAALIHFNSAHRREAIAKVNCSVIQTSGADLFGRAGGNHCLLAYLGKGTLVLNNIQELPKALIPQIIQLLEKGTFRQVSSNETDPPLTCEARIIMVSEKRQSACASHIKHSIKVPSLRVRKVDIKPHVEYYISLFCRDLGIPRPTITAEALRSLQSHDFTGNLKELQLLVERAILQSQGARSLDESVFWATQPKGKKFRFNLLNAFPNLRRFLRSDWFPDRINYGFTFTFFAIVVATLFLAPQTRDRNIALNFFWAWWWPLILISFPFVGRLWCSICPFMIYGEVVQKLSLWLFPRQLKSWNRDWAERWGGWFLFGLFVLIYLWEELWDLQNTAYLSAYLLLLITAGAMICSLIFERRYWCRYLCPIGGMNGLFAKLSMTELRAQQGTCSAECTTYQCYKGGIQKGEGLETNGCPLYSHPAQLQENRDCVLCMTCLKACPHRSVEFNLRPPAIELWTTHVPRTYEVALLLLLLGGAFLHRLPEIEIALGVPTSNEFLLPHLAVSLLILIVAALIPLAAHGIMRSLYWLTIIWKKNCEGYQLPYGITTYKPRPFIQLAYGYLPLVLGANLAHYLRLFLQEAGRILPVSWATFGLDGSNLPIFIAHPAVIEFLQGTTLIFSVLLTWALTQKIARQTWRSLLPQHLSTLVLAIALWLIIVVPT
- a CDS encoding response regulator → MKILLVEDDLHSAAILLQLLAESPYAIDAVADAKTAWQYVETYDYDLIILDVILPDSDGIGLCAKLRNEGYTTPVLLLTAKDSTSDRVMGLESGADDYVVKPYHFQELIARIRALLRRHHESDTLIQEFGWDGLRLDLKTNTITYKQQPLRLTQKEYGLLEIFLRHPQQIFSRSALIDQVWSAGEFPSDEAVTTHIKGLRQKLKAAGLQTDPIETLYGLGYRLKPAPVDVSVQAPAEPAVSSPLANKSVIDENISLPDKTRIQKVMALIAQKLIKGLPETIAMFRQIAIALKQDELGADLRYDGYMQAHRLTGSLGSLGFPEGSAISRQIEEMLHRDFPLISFDVDSLWELITNLEQITFNPSPTVSTEPTLFPSHPAYSPLPLLLVIDDNVLLAQAIQLEAETWGMRVQTAFDLTTAREKIAKEPPDVILLDIMFPSSTEKGLALLDELSQREPKIPTVMMTATSGLSARVMAARKGGCSFIEKPASTEEILKTVSRVLYQRCSDRSKVMIVDDDPNMLKILRQSLGNWDIEVVTLQNPHQFWQVLESTEPDLLILDLIMPDYSGIDLCKAVRTDSLWHNLPIVFLSAHNDRETIRQLFIAGADDYLSKPFTESDLYTRILSRLDRSRL